The following coding sequences lie in one Crassostrea angulata isolate pt1a10 chromosome 10, ASM2561291v2, whole genome shotgun sequence genomic window:
- the LOC128167368 gene encoding uncharacterized protein LOC128167368: MTYVVDRGFRDAISLLEDMGIKSEMPCFMKRGDKQLSTEDANASRLVTKVRWVVESANARIKRWKYLDKVLPTNQVPYIGDYIRIVCAISNKFLPPLSPAHDDDVAVAAKMLHLSRQVNVLKERVEAESLHSRKSSMWRDASTIDDFPKMTEEQLREMTCGSYQLKLSRCYIQEHLDGNHDILVHREDPQLLKVKMQSRHVSSKAHVLWISYNEVEVTAWYCLCKTGARVVGVCAHVASVLWYLGYARHKQDSLNIGVRNWGVYVEDAASLPEPIDASDSEDSTIEE; encoded by the exons ATGACATATGTTGTCGACCGGGGTTTTAGAGATGCAATAAGTCTACTGGAGGATATGGGGATAAAATCAGAAATGCCATGCTTCATGAAACGAGGGGATAAGCAACTGTCGACAGAGGATGCTAATGCTAGTCGTTTGGTTACAAAG GTGCGATGGGTAGTGGAGTCGGCGAATGCCCGAATAAAGAGGTGGAAGTACCTTGACAAAGTTCTCCCAACAAACCAAGTCCCTTACATTGGAGACTACATAAGAATTGTCTGCGCCATCTCTAACAAATTCTTACCTCCACTATCACCAG CCCATGACGACGATGTTGCAGTGGCGGCTAAAATGTTGCATCTTAGTCGTCAGGTCAATGTGCTGAAAGAGCGAGTGGAGGCAGAGAGCTTGCACAGTAGGAAATCCTCGATGTGGAGAGATGCTTCAACCATCGATGATTTCCCGAAAATGACCGAGGAACAGCTACGTGAGATGACATGTGGGTCCTACCAGCTTAAACTCTCAAGGTGCTACATCCAAGAGCACCTTGACGGAAACCACGACATCCTCGTTCATAGAGAAGATCCACAACTTCTAAAAGTTAAGATGCAGAGCAGACACGTGTCTTCAAAAGCACATGTCTTGTGGATATCCTACAACGAAGTTGAG GTCACAGCATGGTATTGTCTGTGTAAGACCGGGGCGAGAGTGGTTGGTGTGTGTGCACACGTTGCGTCCGTCCTGTGGTATCTCGGGTATGCCAGACACAAACAGGACTCTTTGAATATTGGGGTTAGGAACTGGGGGGTCTATGTCGAAGACGCAGCCAGCCTTCCAGAACCAATAGACGCATCTGACAGCGAGGACAGCACCATAGAAGAATGA